TCTTCAGAACTGTGAAGAGACATAGTGACGTCAAGGATCATGGCGTCCGCTGACGGCACACCACCTCCTGACCATGCCTTCAGCAGGGTGCGTATCGCTGCATAGGAGCGCGTCGGGCCGGTCGACAGATCCCGCGCGAATTTCAACGCGGTCGCCTCGATCTTGTCAGCCGGAAGCACCAGAGTCGCGATGCCCAATTCACCGGCTGTGGCGCCTGTCATCGGCTCGCACAGCATCGCGTAGCGCGCCGCGCGCGAGCGGCCGATGCGCTCTGCCAGCCGTTGTACTGCGCCCGCAACCGGGGCCGACCCTACCGACGCCTCGATGCAGCGAAACACCGCGTCTTCGGCCGCAACGAGGAAGTCGCAGGCGAGCGCAAGCTCGAAGGCACCGCCATACGCGGCGCCGCGGACGGCCGCGACCGTTGGGACCTGTAGGGCTTCGATGGCACGGAACGACTGGTTGCATTCCGCAATGAAGGTGCGGAACTGGTTGGTGCTCTTTTCCAGGAAATCGAGCACGTCGCCGCCCTGGCTGAAATTGGGTCCTTCCGCTCGCACCAGCAGCGCCCTGATGTCGCTTTCACTGGCCTCTTGAACAGCTCGTTTGAGGTCGCTCGAAAAGGCCGAAGCGATGAGATTCTTTGGTGGGTTAGCCAGTACGATGTGACCAACGGCGTCCGTCTGTTCGAACTTGATAACGGGCATTTCAATCTCCCTATTGTACGCTTGTGAAGCTTGAGAGCAGGTCTGGTCTTTAGGCCGTCTCGCGCGCCAGCGACGCGACGGCTTCGCTCGGTCGCAATTGCCAGTACACGACAAGGAGACACAGGCCACCGAGCGCCGCCAGCGCTCCGCCGACAGCCGAGAGAGCCGAGCCCAGTGCGCCCTGGAAGAGATTTTCGGCGACGACGGCCACCAGCGTCGGTGCGATCGCGGTCCCCGTGATACCGACCCAGGCAAAATGAATTGCCGTGATTTTTCCGATCGCCGCTGCCGGCGACAGATGCACGATCGTCGATGTTCCGATGGTGAAGAGGCTTGCTGCCAGAAGATTGAAGACGGCGAGCAGCAGCCAGACCGAGACGATCGACCCTGCAGCCGGAACAAAGACCGCTGGAAGGAAGATCAGCGCGGAAATCGCAACGCCAAGGACCGGGACCGCCGGCAATCCCCATCTCCGATAAACCGTATCGACAAGAAACCCGGCGATGAACTGGCTGGCGGCGCTGAGGAGCAGGACGATGAGACCGTAGGTCAGGCCGATCTCGCCCGCGGGAATCTTCCATACCCGACCGAGATAGGCCGGAATCCAGGACGAGTACCCGACCGAAAGCATGATCGTTGCGGCGTTGGCCAGAAACAGCGGGGCTAAAACAGGCCACCGATCGCGAACGGCGTCGAGGGCATCCTTGAGCGCCACCGGGCTATCCCTGCCATTGGACCGCCGCGCCGGCTCCTTGAACGTGTAGATCAGTAACGCAATCGGTAACGCGATTGCGCCGCACGCGATCAGGACGAGCTGCCATGAGCGAACCGGGATTCCCAGCAAGGGAGGGACATAACTTCCGTTCTCGCCGACAAAGTGCAAAATGGCGCCGCCGCCCAGCAACGCAAGGCCGCCACCGACGCTCGCCCCCATCGCCCAGATCGCGACGGCACGGCCGCGAAAGCGCGGATGGAATGCGTCCCTGACGAGCGACATGCTCGAAGGCCCGCACGTGGCTTCACCCGCACCGACACCACAGCGGCCAAGAAAGAGGCCAGCATAGGTCGCGACCGAGCCGCAGAACATCGTCGATATCCCCCACGCGGCAATCCCAATGGCTAGGATGCGCCGGCGCGGAAAGCGATCGACCAGCATGCCGATGAACCAGCCTCCGACGGCGTAGGTGATGACGAAAGCCGCGCCGATCAGGAAACTCATCAGCGTGTCGGATATCTGCAGATCGCGCTTGATCGGCTGCACCAGCAGGGGAAGCGCCGCGCGATCGATAAACGCGACGGCATTTACGAGGCAGAGCACACTCACCAGCCACCAGTGCCCGAGGCTCGGCCGCTCGACGTCCTGTTCGGATTCCATGCGTTTCCTTCTCCCTGGCGCGGTTTCGTCCATTTCCCTTCACGCTTGCGCGGCGGTGCTGCGGACGACCGCATTGAATTTCGAAGGCGCTTCAAGCTTGAGCATGTGGCCGCAATCCTCGAACGAATGCGGTGTCGCCCAGGGCGCCGCCGCGAGCAGCCGCTCCGCGTGGTCCCGACGGGGCGCGACCTGGTCAAGGCTGCCGAAGAGGATAGCAATCGGACACTTGACCGCTGGAATGACGTCCGGCGTATGGACGGTGAACAGCGACCGGATCGCCTGACGCCAGCCATCGGTCGTCATCCCGTCCCGCAAGCGTTCGACATATTGCCTGACCAGTGCCGGCGTACGCGGCGTCAGCAGCCTGGATGCGATGGCCTCGCGCGACACCGGGATGTCGACATCCGCCGTCTGAAGCCACGCACTAAGCTCGGCATCGCGGGCTTCACCAGTGATGTGACCCCTGGCGACATTGGGCGCCGCAAGAACCAGGCAGCCGATCAGCGCAGGATAACGGCGCGCGAAGGCCAGTGCGACGACGCTCCCCCAGGAACTGCCGACCAGCGCAGCCAGCCGCCGCACCCTGAGCGCGCGAAGCAGGCTCTCCAGTGCGTCGGCATAGTCATCGATACCTGCGTCTTGCCCCTGGATGGGCGAACTGCCGCCAAAGCCCGGCGCATTCCATGCGATGACGCGAAAGTCTCGCGATAGCCCGGCGAACTGTGCACGGTATCCCGCCGAGCTGGAGCCGAGCCCGTGAAGCATCAGCACCGCGGGGGTGTTGGAGTCTCCGGAGGTGCGATATTCCATCCGGCCGCGCTGCCCGGCGAACACCGATGAGACCACGTCGATCTGGGCAAGCCCGGGCAAATCCTGTGCGAGCAGATCCGCATCGAGCGGGGACAATTCGGCCATCGCTCAGGCTCCGACCGCAAGCGCGGGGCGCCTGACCGGCTCGCGAGGAATCTCGGTCTCGTAGCCAAGCCGGTGCGACAAATCCCTCGCCGTCTCTCGCAGGGCTCGGGCAAACTCTCCGTCAAGATCGGCGCGAAATCGGTTCGCCTCGCCGACCGCGGTCAACGCCAGCACCGCGTGGCCATCCGCATCGAGCACCGGCGCACTGAGTGCGTTGATCAAGGTCTCGCTGCGGTAGAAGGTCTCCAGTCCCTGCCTGGCGAGCCCTCGCCGACGCACTTCCGCAAGGCGTTCGTGCCAATCGCCCTCTCCTGGCGCCAAATTCTGCCCAGGCAAATCAGCCTGCGCGATG
The DNA window shown above is from Bradyrhizobium sp. CB1650 and carries:
- a CDS encoding enoyl-CoA hydratase/isomerase family protein, whose amino-acid sequence is MPVIKFEQTDAVGHIVLANPPKNLIASAFSSDLKRAVQEASESDIRALLVRAEGPNFSQGGDVLDFLEKSTNQFRTFIAECNQSFRAIEALQVPTVAAVRGAAYGGAFELALACDFLVAAEDAVFRCIEASVGSAPVAGAVQRLAERIGRSRAARYAMLCEPMTGATAGELGIATLVLPADKIEATALKFARDLSTGPTRSYAAIRTLLKAWSGGGVPSADAMILDVTMSLHSSEDARRGRTARADAIKRGIEPPKIVFTGR
- a CDS encoding MFS transporter, coding for MESEQDVERPSLGHWWLVSVLCLVNAVAFIDRAALPLLVQPIKRDLQISDTLMSFLIGAAFVITYAVGGWFIGMLVDRFPRRRILAIGIAAWGISTMFCGSVATYAGLFLGRCGVGAGEATCGPSSMSLVRDAFHPRFRGRAVAIWAMGASVGGGLALLGGGAILHFVGENGSYVPPLLGIPVRSWQLVLIACGAIALPIALLIYTFKEPARRSNGRDSPVALKDALDAVRDRWPVLAPLFLANAATIMLSVGYSSWIPAYLGRVWKIPAGEIGLTYGLIVLLLSAASQFIAGFLVDTVYRRWGLPAVPVLGVAISALIFLPAVFVPAAGSIVSVWLLLAVFNLLAASLFTIGTSTIVHLSPAAAIGKITAIHFAWVGITGTAIAPTLVAVVAENLFQGALGSALSAVGGALAALGGLCLLVVYWQLRPSEAVASLARETA
- a CDS encoding alpha/beta fold hydrolase yields the protein MAELSPLDADLLAQDLPGLAQIDVVSSVFAGQRGRMEYRTSGDSNTPAVLMLHGLGSSSAGYRAQFAGLSRDFRVIAWNAPGFGGSSPIQGQDAGIDDYADALESLLRALRVRRLAALVGSSWGSVVALAFARRYPALIGCLVLAAPNVARGHITGEARDAELSAWLQTADVDIPVSREAIASRLLTPRTPALVRQYVERLRDGMTTDGWRQAIRSLFTVHTPDVIPAVKCPIAILFGSLDQVAPRRDHAERLLAAAPWATPHSFEDCGHMLKLEAPSKFNAVVRSTAAQA